In a genomic window of Gossypium arboreum isolate Shixiya-1 chromosome 9, ASM2569848v2, whole genome shotgun sequence:
- the LOC108457026 gene encoding exonuclease 1, whose translation MGIKDLLRFMKPFIEPVHIKKYAGKRVGIDAYSWLHKGAYSCSMEICLDSNSEKKLRYIAYFMHRVNLLRHHKITPVVVFDGANIPCKAATENERYRRRKENRELAIAKLKEGDVQGATELFQRAVGITPAMANQLIQILKSENVEFVVAPYEADAQLAYLATLEAEKGGVVSVITEDSDLIAYGCPAVTFKMDRYGNGEELVLSKVFDSVSSKPSFRNFDKELFTGMCVLAGCDFLPSVPGIGIVKAHSLVSKYRNLDRVLSVLKIEKGSQMPEDYTKSFKEALAVFQHARIYDAEIRELKHIKPLTEQLLQYLDEGLDFLGPKIPPSVAVAIAEGKLDPTTMEAFDCNNIEPAKFQNSVETTDNSRQASCFVVFSSHKTREKRKTGTMSMKQVVVSTESKYFKDAGLEKLAFPVKAGPKNENMVLEETPLKVPNNNPFKKRKFDEMTELVSSKGEDEKLEMSCIFHDDSQLTFPDNSSLSDAGKLEISNQIVSIAEQILMVSEVECCETLCINMGSQESVSSKPNRVYIERKRGQNDKLKSSNCNRSGTKNTILNFFARV comes from the exons ATGGGAATCAAAGATCTGCTTAGGTTCATGAAACCTTTCATTGAACCGGTTCACATCAAGAAATACGCGGGCAAGCGG GTGGGTATTGATGCTTATTCATGGTTGCATAAAGGAG CGTATTCATGTAGCATGGAGATTTGTTTGGATTCAAACAGTGAAAAGAAATTGCGATACATAGCTTACTTTATGCACAGAGTCAATCTTCTTCGTCATCATAAGATAACCCCCGTTGTTGTTTTTGATGGTGCAAATATTCCCTGCAAGGCTGCCACTGAAAATGAAAGATACAG GAGGAGGAAAGAGAACCGGGAACTGGCAATTGCTAAGCTTAAAGAGGGAGATGTTCAAGGTGCAACTGAGCTTTTCCAG AGAGCAGTGGGCATCACTCCAGCCATGGCAAATCAATTGATTCAG ATCCTGAAATCAGAGAATGTTGAATTTGTGGTAGCTCCATATGAGGCTGATGCACAGCTAGCATATTTGGCCACTCTTGAGGCTGAAAAAGGTGGAGTAGTGTCAGTGATTACAGAAGACAGTGACCTAATAGCATATGGTTGTCCAGCT GTCACATTTAAAATGGACCGTTATGGCAATGGAGAAGAACTGGTTCTGTCAAAAGTTTTTGATTCTGTATCCAGTAAACCTTCCTTCAGAAATTTTGATAAAGAATTGTTTACAG GTATGTGTGTCCTAGCTGGATGTGATTTCCTTCCATCGGTTCCTGGAATTGGTATTGTAAAGGCACATTCCTTAGTTTCCAAGTATCGGAACTTAGACCGT gTTTTATCAGTTTTGAAGATTGAGAAGGGCAGTCAGATGCCAGAAGATTACACCAAATCGTTCAAAGAAGCACTTGCAGTTTTTCAGCATGCCAGAAT ATATGATGCTGAAATCAGGGAGCTGAAACATATTAAACCTCTTACAGAACAACTTCTGCAATATCTAGATGAAGGGCTTGATTTCCTGGGACC AAAAATCCCTCCATCAGTGGCAGTTGCGATTGCTGAAGGAAAGTTAGACCCCACTACAATGGAAGCCTTTGACTGTAATAATATAGAGCCTGCTAAGTTTCAAAATTCTGTTGAAACTACTGATAATTCCAGACAAGCAAGCTGCTTCGTGGTATTTTCTTCACATAAAACCAGAGAAAAAAGGAAGACAG GTACAATGAGCATGAAGCAAGTTGTAGTTTCAACTGAAAGCAAGTATTTTAAAGATGCTGGATTGGAAAAATTAGCATTTCCAGTAAAAGCTGGTCCGAAAAATGAGAATATGGTTTTAGAGGAAACTCCATTGAAGGTTCCAAATAATAACCCTTTCAAGAAGAGAAAATTTGATGAAATGACTGAACTAGTTTCATCAAAAGGCGAAGATGAGAAGTTGGAAATGTCATGTATTTTTCATGATGATAGTCAATTGACATTTCCTGACAATAGTAGTTTAAGTGATGCCGGGAAACTTGAAATCTCTAATCAGATAGTTAGCATTGCTGAACAAATTTTAATGGTGAGTGAGGTAGAATGTTGTGAGACCTTGTGCATCAATATGGGATCCCAAGAAAGTGTCAGCTCTAAGCCAAACAGAGTGTACATTGAAAGAAAAAGAGGTCAAAATGACAAGCTGAAGAGCAGTAATTGCAACAGGTCAGGGACTAAGAACACTATTTTGAACTTCTTTGCTCGTGTGTGA
- the LOC108457027 gene encoding beta-glucosidase 44-like isoform X1: MRVQMHWWVALIICIHGAAATEQPETVNFDTEGLSREAFPKGFLFGTAASAFQVEGMTHGDGRGPSIWDVFIKTPGILRIVANNGTADVTVDQYHRYKEDVDLMSKLNFDAYRFSISWTRIFPDGTGKVNWKGVEYYNNLINYLLKRGITPYVNLNHYDFPEALEKKYMGWLSYQSVKDFAYFADFCFKTYGDRVKQWTTFNEPRVVAALGYDNGFFAPGRCSKPYGNCTAGNSGTEPYIVTHHLILAHAAAAQIYREEHQQKQKGRIGILLDFVWYEPLTRSKADRYAAQRAIDFHVGWFIHPLVYGEYPRTMQVIVGNRLPKFSKEEVKMVKGSFDFVGINQYTTYYIYDPHQSKPKVPGYQQDWNAGFAYAKRGVAIGPRAYSPWLYNVPWGLYKCLMYIKEKYGNPTVLLSENGMDDPGNVTLAQGLHDTTRMNYYKAYLTQLKKAVDNGANVIGYFAWSLLDNFEWRLGYTSRFGIVYVDYSTLKRYPKMSAYWFKQILTRKKH; the protein is encoded by the exons ATGAGAGTCCAAATGCATTGGTGGGTGGCCCTCATCATTTGCATCCACGGCGCAGCAGCCACTGAGCAGCCGGAGACGGTGAACTTTGATACGGAAGGGCTAAGCAGAGAGGCGTTTCCAAAGGGGTTTCTGTTCGGAACAGCAGCATCGGCTTTTCAAGTTGAAGGCATGACTCATGGTGATGGTCGTGGCCCCAGCATTTGGGACGTCTTCATCAAAACTCCCGGTATTTTAC GGATTGTTGCTAATAATGGCACGGCTGATGTGACCGTGGACCAATACCATCGCTACAAG GAAGATGTGGATCTTATGTCAAAACTGAATTTTGATGCATATAGATTCTCCATCTCGTGGACCAGAATTTTCCCAG ATGGGACTGGGAAGGTAAACTGGAAGGGAGTTGAATACTACAACAACTTAATCAACTACTTGCTAAAAAGAG GCATCACTCCTTATGTCAATCTTAATCACTATGATTTTCCTGAAGCACTTGAGAAGAAATACATGGGGTGGTTGAGTTACCAATCAGT GAAAGATTTTGCTTATTTTGCGGACTTTTGTTTCAAGACCTATGGAGACAGGGTGAAGCAGTGGACGACATTCAATGAACCCAGAGTAGTTGCTGCACTCGGCTATGATAATGGCTTCTTTGCTCCTGGAAGATGCTCCAAACCATATGGAAACTGTACGGCGGGCAATTCCGGAACCGAGCCTTACATCGTAACACATCATTTGATTTTAGCCCATGCAGCTGCGGCACAGATATACCGCGAAGAGCACCAA CAAAAACAAAAGGGAAGGATTGGAATTCTCTTGGATTTTGTTTGGTACGAACCTCTTACTAGATCAAAAGCTGACAGATATGCGGCTCAAAGAGCAATAGACTTTCATGTTGGATG GTTTATCCATCCCCTTGTATATGGAGAGTATCCAAGAACAATGCAAGTGATCGTGGGCAACAGGCTACCCAAGTTCTCAAAAGAAGAGGTGAAGATGGTGAAAGGATCATTTGACTTTGTGGGCATTAACCAGTACACTACTTACTATATATATGACCCACATCAGTCTAAACCAAAAGTTCCAGGCTATCAGCAAGATTGGAATGCTGGATTTGCTT ATGCAAAAAGAGGAGTGGCAATTGGTCCAAGA GCATATTCTCCTTGGCTCTACAATGTACCTTGGGGATTGTACAAATGTTTGATGTATATAAAGGAAAAGTATGGAAATCCAACAGTACTTTTGTCTGAGAATG GCATGGATGACCCAGGGAACGTGACACTTGCCCAAGGATTGCATGACACTACAAGGATGAACTACTACAAGGCTTACCTGACTCAACTGAAAAAGGCTGTCGACAACGGAGCAAACGTTATTGGCTACTTTGCATGGTCATTGCTGGACAATTTTGAATGGAGATTAGGCTACACTTCAAGGTTTGGCATTGTGTACGTTGATTACTCTACCCTCAAGAGGTACCCAAAGATGTCAGCTTACTGGTTCAAACAGATTCTTACTCGGAAAAAACATTAA
- the LOC108457027 gene encoding beta-glucosidase 44-like isoform X2, which produces MRVQMHWWVALIICIHGAAATEQPETVNFDTEGLSREAFPKGFLFGTAASAFQVEGMTHGDGRGPSIWDVFIKTPGIVANNGTADVTVDQYHRYKEDVDLMSKLNFDAYRFSISWTRIFPDGTGKVNWKGVEYYNNLINYLLKRGITPYVNLNHYDFPEALEKKYMGWLSYQSVKDFAYFADFCFKTYGDRVKQWTTFNEPRVVAALGYDNGFFAPGRCSKPYGNCTAGNSGTEPYIVTHHLILAHAAAAQIYREEHQQKQKGRIGILLDFVWYEPLTRSKADRYAAQRAIDFHVGWFIHPLVYGEYPRTMQVIVGNRLPKFSKEEVKMVKGSFDFVGINQYTTYYIYDPHQSKPKVPGYQQDWNAGFAYAKRGVAIGPRAYSPWLYNVPWGLYKCLMYIKEKYGNPTVLLSENGMDDPGNVTLAQGLHDTTRMNYYKAYLTQLKKAVDNGANVIGYFAWSLLDNFEWRLGYTSRFGIVYVDYSTLKRYPKMSAYWFKQILTRKKH; this is translated from the exons ATGAGAGTCCAAATGCATTGGTGGGTGGCCCTCATCATTTGCATCCACGGCGCAGCAGCCACTGAGCAGCCGGAGACGGTGAACTTTGATACGGAAGGGCTAAGCAGAGAGGCGTTTCCAAAGGGGTTTCTGTTCGGAACAGCAGCATCGGCTTTTCAAGTTGAAGGCATGACTCATGGTGATGGTCGTGGCCCCAGCATTTGGGACGTCTTCATCAAAACTCCCG GGATTGTTGCTAATAATGGCACGGCTGATGTGACCGTGGACCAATACCATCGCTACAAG GAAGATGTGGATCTTATGTCAAAACTGAATTTTGATGCATATAGATTCTCCATCTCGTGGACCAGAATTTTCCCAG ATGGGACTGGGAAGGTAAACTGGAAGGGAGTTGAATACTACAACAACTTAATCAACTACTTGCTAAAAAGAG GCATCACTCCTTATGTCAATCTTAATCACTATGATTTTCCTGAAGCACTTGAGAAGAAATACATGGGGTGGTTGAGTTACCAATCAGT GAAAGATTTTGCTTATTTTGCGGACTTTTGTTTCAAGACCTATGGAGACAGGGTGAAGCAGTGGACGACATTCAATGAACCCAGAGTAGTTGCTGCACTCGGCTATGATAATGGCTTCTTTGCTCCTGGAAGATGCTCCAAACCATATGGAAACTGTACGGCGGGCAATTCCGGAACCGAGCCTTACATCGTAACACATCATTTGATTTTAGCCCATGCAGCTGCGGCACAGATATACCGCGAAGAGCACCAA CAAAAACAAAAGGGAAGGATTGGAATTCTCTTGGATTTTGTTTGGTACGAACCTCTTACTAGATCAAAAGCTGACAGATATGCGGCTCAAAGAGCAATAGACTTTCATGTTGGATG GTTTATCCATCCCCTTGTATATGGAGAGTATCCAAGAACAATGCAAGTGATCGTGGGCAACAGGCTACCCAAGTTCTCAAAAGAAGAGGTGAAGATGGTGAAAGGATCATTTGACTTTGTGGGCATTAACCAGTACACTACTTACTATATATATGACCCACATCAGTCTAAACCAAAAGTTCCAGGCTATCAGCAAGATTGGAATGCTGGATTTGCTT ATGCAAAAAGAGGAGTGGCAATTGGTCCAAGA GCATATTCTCCTTGGCTCTACAATGTACCTTGGGGATTGTACAAATGTTTGATGTATATAAAGGAAAAGTATGGAAATCCAACAGTACTTTTGTCTGAGAATG GCATGGATGACCCAGGGAACGTGACACTTGCCCAAGGATTGCATGACACTACAAGGATGAACTACTACAAGGCTTACCTGACTCAACTGAAAAAGGCTGTCGACAACGGAGCAAACGTTATTGGCTACTTTGCATGGTCATTGCTGGACAATTTTGAATGGAGATTAGGCTACACTTCAAGGTTTGGCATTGTGTACGTTGATTACTCTACCCTCAAGAGGTACCCAAAGATGTCAGCTTACTGGTTCAAACAGATTCTTACTCGGAAAAAACATTAA